A window of the Eulemur rufifrons isolate Redbay chromosome 6, OSU_ERuf_1, whole genome shotgun sequence genome harbors these coding sequences:
- the FANCF gene encoding Fanconi anemia group F protein, with product MERLAQHLERFSEVLAVSGTTHVSTWDPATVRRALQWARYLRHIYRRFGRHGRIRRALERRLHNQWRQEDGFGSRPVPGLTNFQALGHCDILLSLRLLENRDLGDAARHHLLQQLFPSPGVPDAEEESLQDRLACLARRRSAVHMLRFYGCKENLNLPEDSLLKTQAEMLLERLQEVGNAEAEGPSTFLSSLWERLPQNNFLKVVAAALLQPPMPPRPQEEELELGSPKTPGEGGQELVHWLLGKSEVMAFFCRHLPAGVLTVVASRHRALSRVYLGLLTDWGRHLHYDLQKGIWVGAESQDVTWEELYDRFQSLCQAPPPLKDEVITVLKSCKAQDGDFEVPGLSIWTDLLLALRSVA from the coding sequence ATGGAACGGCTCGCACAGCACCTGGAGCGCTTTTCGGAGGTTCTAGCGGTCTCGGGCACTACTCACGTCAGCACCTGGGACCCTGCCACCGTTCGCAGGGCCCTGCAGTGGGCTCGCTACCTGCGCCACATCTACCGGCGCTTTGGTCGCCATGGCCGCATCCGCAGGGCTCTGGAGCGGCGGCTGCACAACCagtggaggcaggaggacggctttGGGTCCAGGCCAGTCCCGGGATTGACGAACTTCCAGGCCCTCGGGCACTGTGACATCCTGCTGTCTCTGCGCCTGCTGGAGAACCGAGACCTCGGGGATGCCGCTCGTCATCACTTGCTGCAGCAGCTTTTTCCGAGCCCGGGCGTCCCGGACGCCGAGGAGGAGTCGCTCCAAGACCGCCTGGCCTGCCTCGCCCGCCGCCGATCCGCGGTCCACATGCTGCGCTTCTATGGATGTAAAGAGAACCTGAATCTTCCGGAGGACTCACTGCTGAAGACCCAGGCAGAGATGCTGCTGGAGCGTCTGCAGGAGGTGGGGAACGCCGAAGCGGAGGGTCCCAGCACGTTTCTCAGCAGCTTGTGGGAGCGCTTGCCTCAGAACAACTTCTTGAAGGTGGTAGCGGCGGCGCTGTTGCAGCCGCCTATGCCTCCCCGGCCCCAAGAAGAGGAGTTGGAACTGGGCAGCCCCAAAACACCTGGAGAGGGGGGTCAAGAGCTAGTCCATTGGCTTCTGGGGAAGTCGGAAGTAATGGCTTTCTTTTGCCGTCACCTCCCAGCTGGGGTTTTAACTGTGGTGGCAAGCCGCCACCGAGCGCTTTCTCGTGTCTATCTGGGTCTGCTAACAGACTGGGGTCGACATCTGCACTATGACCTTCAGAAAGGCATTTGGGTTGGAGCTGAGTCCCAAGATGTGACCTGGGAGGAGTTGTACGATAGGTTTCAAAGCCTCTGTCAGGCCCCTCCTCCTCTGAAAGATGAAGTTATAACTGTCCTAAAGTCCTGTAAGGCGCAGGATGGAGATTTCGAAGTCCCTGGTCTTAGCATCTGGACGGACCTGTTGTTAGCTCTTCGGAGTGTTGCGTGA